The Crassostrea angulata isolate pt1a10 chromosome 1, ASM2561291v2, whole genome shotgun sequence nucleotide sequence tttctatatctGGGGCAGAATGAAAGCCCCAGACTTCACAACCGTAGTAAGCAATGCTTCCTACATAAGTGTCAAAAAGGGACAAAAGCGTAGTAAAATTAAGACTCATATTACAACATTTccttttcagtgcaaaaagcgCCTTCATACATTGTAATGACAATTGTTTCTGCGTAACATGAAATTTGCCATTGTAATTCAACAAAAGTCCTAGATAACAAAAACTGTTCACTACTTCAATTTGTTCACACTTATAAAACCACACATCTTCTGTTCGCAAAATTCCCCCATTTCtaaaaaccattatttttgttttgtttacattaaccgTTAACGACCATTTCTCTGTATAATTTTCTAAAGTATTCAACATTGACTGTAAGTCAGCAGCAGACTGAGCAAAAATAACCATGTCGTCTGCGTACATCAGTAAAAACAAGGATAGCTCTTGTAATTCAATTGGAGTATTTCCATTGCTTAAAAATTCCATTTCGCAATCATTGACATAAAGGGAAAAAAGGAGAGGggaaattatttccccttgtaaAACACCAAGATTATTCACAACAAAAATCTGATAACTTACCATCTAATAAAACACAAGacttaatattattataaagtgAACGTAAAATCTTCAGAGGTTTACCTCTGATTCCatacattgaaattttattccaCATTTTAACCCTATCCACTGTGTCAAAGGCACGCTTGAAATCTACGAAGCCGCAATACAATCTACATTTTTTCGAGAGATATTTGTTCACAATTGCTTGTAATGCAAAAATGGCATCAACAGTACTATGAAATGGTCTAAACCCGAACTGTGCGTCTGTAATAACATCATTTCTCTCGGCCCATGACATAAATCTCTTATTcaaaattgaagtaaaaagtTTGTCATACAACTAATTAAACTAATTCCTCTATAATTGGCAGGATCAGTTGTCCCACCCTTTTTATATATTGGTACGATGAGAGACTCACACAGTATATGTGGAAAATGACCTGTTGTAAACATAGCATTAAAAATTGTGTGTACAAAAGGTACCAAAATATCcttgaattcaatgaaatattcattaattatacCATCCAGTCCATGACTTTTACCTGGTTTTAAAGTCTTTATAGCatcttcaatttcatttaaagatatgtCACTTTCTAATTCTTCAAAAATTACTTCTTTTTCACCTACGACCATGTCATTTCCCACGGCTGTATGATCAATACAAGAAAGGGATTTGAAATGATTGTGTAAATCTACAAGTGAAACATTTACTTTGTTAACTTTTCTCCTACtaaatttcgaaaaaaaatactttaggattagatttcctttttgtttctaataaATTGCCCTCTTCATTAAGATATTTTCTCTTGATTCTTCGTTCCAATATTTTATATTGCCTTTTActtgattttaataattcatgattttctaaagatttacttttgTTAAAGTCAGCTAGCGCTTTACGATAAATATCATGTAATCGCTTACATTCAGCAGTAAACCATGGTCGGTCATGTCTAGGTTCAACATTATCTATTTGTCTACTACTCTTATTGACATGACGAGGACTGGGCACCTTATGAAAGTCAGACATCAGAAAAGACAATTCATTTACAAAAGTTTTGACACCGTTTTCTAACCCTGTATTACTagatacgagggttgttcggaaattattgagacatttactctGATTTCCTTGGGGAAAAAGATAAatccttgaaatttcaccaaaacgtacACCAGGATAGcgtttatcaatgtaaaaaatttattgtccATAGCATGATTAGATCATGCCTGGTAAGCTGACCAAATTGCCATCGCCCAGtaacccggcgcaaccgcaaacttaccacaacgtcattttaacgcttcttattTATCTTATGTTTTGAAAACCTAACAAACAAACGgaaattagaattaatttttcatttctcatcttttgtttacatttcaagatgtcaacattcgcaTATTCCCTCCATTCTTgaattttgtgaataaaaatcgGGTTATTTCTAACCGAAagtcaaattactgtgaaatgtcCCCTACAGTGAttctgtgtacatattttagaactatTTACATCAGTTATTAtgtaaaaagtacttgatatttaGTCACTTTGTCTGAATTCTAGCTAAACAATTAGTGAAAAAGACGATAAACTGAAGTTCTTTATTCCTTGCCATCGTATAGTTTTTCTTAAAGCAATTGGATGGCTTAAAAGGTCTTTTTCcgaaatttttatcaatttgatgtatattcgatgcgccgccttgacgttaaatttctatttaccgtcgttttcaaattcctattgcttggtaaatatatctgtaccatatccgtatttcagcTCAAACACTCGTGAAACTTGATCAAAAGGTAGtcacaataaatagcaaaattaacatatataatcTGATTTCTTTTAGTATAAGCTGTAAGTTTGCGGACACTTAGATAGACAATGTGTTAGTTTTCTTATTTTCCGAGTTTGTgcttgcgccgggtaccccaACCACCGATTTGTTTATCTaccgttgtaaacaaaatattaaacattttataaatattactttctttaattatttgttaaggtttcttcaatgttcatgccaattttcaccataATTCGTCACTTAAAAATGGAAATATccgtgttgtctcaataatttccgaacaaccctcgtaaatCATTCTGTACTAAACATTCCTCTAATCTATACACATTTTGCTGCAGTGACAATTTACTATCATTTACTAAATCTTCCTTCCAGCGATATCTTACGTGATCATGACTACTGAATGAATTCCCTTCTGACTGATTCAATGCTATGTTTATacggtgtgttcccgttttgcacacatttgataattgggtatagaacaataggtgtgatttgtgttgtgatagcaattatagtctgctctCGGTCAAatattttacctggatttttacctgtgttttatcagtgccttaacgataaaacaagaagaatacagatattttgttgtgttttaggtctaataactaataactatcaccatttttttttcgtttgataaaataaagataatgatatatttaaaaagtctgataaaaaaataatgattagatTAGATGAattgacttttacatttttttttccatttaccttaaatataaaacCAATTAGGAAAAATTGTTGGTCCAAAGCCAATTGGAAGCTGATTCAATGGATCATTATATGATAAAGGGGAAAACTACATAGACAGTCATATAGGGTactccgtgtctctttttacaattgagttgcaaattatgaaaaacgcatgtttataattgattgtttggtatcaacagaaagaatattatgaaagaaaacagatctttatcacaaaatatttcattgtttgaAGTAGCGACCTTGACAgtagttcttatgacatcacCACTTTAGTATATGGCGGGTCACTTTTTAGTTTTTCAAACCAGAGGtgaaatacataaaacaaatctgacaaaaataatattttaatattgattcaaactgaaaaaggttgaaaatgcatgaattaggtctacatttgataggttttgtgaaataatctttacagtttttgaagcatgcatataacatttccttttatcatcatacagtttgtctattttcttctATTATTCAAGACATAAcacaacataaatgaaaaatatttagcagcgttttcactagacacatttcttccatttatgtcagcaaaagtaataattaaatattaacatatgatatttctCTTCGAAATtttagcatgtacatgtacttcccaTATAGGCAGTAAGTTAAACAAAGGCGCTGCATACttaacatttttgcaataatctttcttgttttaaaaaaataatgaagttgttcatgaccaaattgatgtttgaaatccaattcatgaatatggatgtcaattattatgtaaatgagcttttatgcaagttatattgtaacataaaatacatgtaaatttccattgcgagtagatatgttttatttattctattgtCAATTGCCATCGCAGGAattgtgatatagactatagcaattaagcaattatctcacctggcTAGGAGGTTATAAACGCTGGCTCGGGCTCCAGTTCCAACTCTAGCTCGAAATCAAAATCCTACTCCTAGGAGTACGCGATCAAATTTTGAGGTTATAAAAGATTTCGAGTACGTACTCCCGGGAGTTTGTACTCCAATTTTCGAGCTCGTActctaacttttttttatgtGCACAAGCGGCTTTTTTGGAACTCTTTAaagtattgaatccttattttttgaaagatatagtctcataactgcaacggtgtgtgcatacaaattgaataacgcgcgttagcgcgttatgaaaatttgtttgcacacaccgttgcagttatgagactatatctttcaaaaaataaggatttaatgcttatattgacatttttttttaccttcttgtCTTGTACGCAAATGCGAATTATACCTCAAAATTACTGTATTATCCTATGGGTAAggtcaaattaatggaagagccacagtaacagccacaagcgtgatctttgattttcgcttgtgacgttgcatttaGCAGCgttaaacgtttgtgacgtcacaattaaaactCGTGATTTAACCTATTAGTACCCTGTCTGTGTTATGGTGCTATATCTGCGgtagctttacatgcaaaatatatgtgaaatgtaaatattctgtAATggcggtgtaacgaagaatattgacccgggttgaaaattgacccgggggtcatttttcaacattgaatattgacccggggggtcaattttcaacgttgaaaattgagaccaaaatcatgaaatttatacccggggtcatttttcaacggtatgagaaagatttttctaaactctgatgacatcgacccgttgaaaattgatcctgttgagaattgacccaaacctcagagttttgatctgaactggagcttactctacacggtttaaatgtacagtaatgcacatatttgaaagtttcagttttaaaatgtacaaactGTCCGATACATATGCGGACGTGGCTAATTTCGTTTAGGCTGATATGTCCAATTAAACATTTagtttttagattgaaaatatgatatccatttattattacaatactaTGTATAAAAGCTAAGAAGATGGCCGTTTGCTTCGGAATGGAGCAGGCAAGTAGGACTAGAATACTTTTTGTCATAGATGACATGGTTTTCATTCCCTCATGtgacaaaaatttaaagtttaaacttgtcacaatctctgataaatatatctaacaaacaTATTGCCCGTTATCGTCACTTTTAAGGCAATTCAACAGAGCTCTATTCGACAGGCACctgtatatttttctaataattgaaaatatataacctctatactgctttattgggtaaagggtatatatatatttatatcaagacaaaaggatataatgtcagatacatatgcttaatttgaagaagtcagaatatttcactgacaaaataataaatgattggttgtcatatttttatcctttttcatatatacctgggggttttttttatacgtatatatatagcatatacatatttacacatgtttttaattttttacgacttaaaaataatttttcataaacttgtctgattaactttattgaagcaccatccaattttctgcatataCAGTCATAGTTCttcttaaaaatgcaatttgtttctattattttgagttttcaattctattatttacctgtaaattagaaacacaggcaactgacgtaatatattttctcaaaattaaaaacatatatcctctacagcaaaaatgttatcaatttaaaaaaaaagtaggtttgcatctaaatatacagtcggaggattgttgatctaattatattaatggtatATACATGAAAAGGTATGCGAAAAGTATACAACTGATAGATATGTTGTTTGGAGCAACTGTATCAAGGAAAAATCCGAATttcttaaacatgtacaaattgaagtAACCAGGACAGTTACAGAGATCagagttaattcttctaaaataattttatatagtgagcttaatttggaaaccttgcaatctcgaagggataaccataaactaattatattctacaagaatataaatggtttagcaccacaagatatgttagattgaattcaatcatattttcttactgaacatgcatataatcaTAGATCGAATTAGCTTTTTTACTATCTACCACtatatacttattacaatagttttgctccgtctacatgtaaattatggaataatcttcatgcacaaaagaaaatttcatcaactttatctttcttttaagtcgaaacttaaaaaacaaaatatacctagAGCTTACAAACCTTTCAGTAAAGAcaataagaaatattattttacgtcaatttcggaataaagctagtaaagcttacttatttaaggattttttttatctgatgtgagtcgatgtttatactgtgggtctgaatctgaaggaaatgtgatttccccctggatatccaagatacactcaacaaagagacgaactttttaaacaactttttgacattagtgtaccattttatatgaactatatactttatggtagttctgatttttcatatagataaaattgtaaaattctttcccatgtttatacttatatagATCTCCAAGgcgtttttgattctcttaagATACACTGTCTAAacctatttaagtattatacctGTATATTTACTTAACATAcagttcatttttatttactgttcttttcaaatgggctggatcatgaacatctcattcttatgtttgtatctctgcaggtataaatgaaggtgatatgtttgttaatataggtgtgagtgaacatgtctaccaacaatatgtcatacaatcatatatgataaatattcagataattatttaatattcaagtacctcatgtcttatatacacataatattcacatttaacacgtttaaattaaattaataatgtaggtggctgtgataggaaggtcaatcatctactccaacgctgctgtatgatcttctactacttatttctattcaaaaaatgcaatttaccaatttattgacaaaaacaattactgttagtaaatttatgataaatttttgtgatcaaagcaatttagaaactttaaAGCAGAAttctattgtcatcctgtacaaaaattaggttgctaacttgctacagattccATGAAGCAGAATTGTTAATGCCTAGAAAAATTAacgatttgatgatatttagttacatcaaaagttattctaacggaacaaataaaacaccaaaaatcggctttcaagatatagttactgcagcattgttcatgaaagaATACAATCATGTTagcatatcatcattttgtaaactgttattgGCTGGATGGGTGTGAATGCAAAATTCAGATagtcacagttttaacaaactgagtgggtgcaaacacaaaaatctcaatatgacatactgtaatttttttaatttacacccACTCAGACaatttacaatgaacaatatcaaagtttcaatttactgggtgaacgtaaaaccaaaattaaataatatgtcATTgacgtattgtaatttttaaaaattatttaaatttgtacacttctccagcaaatttaaaaaaagtgttttactgaattgaatattttaacgtgtaaccatgtatactaatattattaaaaaacatatatttctttaaaaatatatagatatcacacaCACCAATTATACGCAagaagtttattatgaataaaaaagttattacatgtacatatttaaaaggatactatgtaaattcaaaaaataattatttaagtctcattttaatcccccccccccccccccccccccgttgaaaaatgtaaacatgtaaatctaaagaacaaatatataaaagttgataatttttaattaaataaactcaagttataatattgattcgttaatttgtgcttctttgctgttgaattttgaaccggtttcatgatcaaaattccacgatgcgggtcaattttcaacggattagggtctttattcaacacctttggtctcaatattcaacgtggaaaaatgacccccgggtcaattttcaacccgggtcaaaattcttcgttacagcGGCGCCCTGCTGTTTATATTGACGACAGGTCTTGAATCAATATAACGGTGAGTTATTACAATACGtttgataaaactttttataatatccTTTTCCAcgaaatatttattcattaagaGGTACTTTTTGACAACAAAACGCACCGGGAAATTGTGCCATCGGCTGCTCAGTGTCCTGCAGACGATAGGATTATTTGTACTCATCGCAATATGGCAGAAAAAGACATCGAGAAACTTTGCTTAAAGGAAAGGGTAGACCTTAGCGataaaaaaacaagaacaaaGTGGTCTGCAGATGAGGAAACGTGTCTTATATCTGCCGTGTTGGACAGGGAGGATGTGCTGTTTGGGGAGTTCAAGGGTCCTGGGGGGAAGTCTGGCGTGGCTAAGAGGAGGCAGGGTTGGGAGGAGGTCGCAGATGCTATAAATGCGTAAgaaagttctaaaaaaaaaggtCACTGATTTTACTTTAGAAGCATATGCCTATATTAGTAGCTAGTTGATCATaataatgaagattgcattggAGGTAATTATAAAGCAggtgaaaatattaaaataatgtgtTGCAAACATTATTAGGCCTaaataaaataagcaaaatatgcaaattaattttactacattatatttaattttaatcaatgttATTATGTTTACCGTGTTATGTTACAATGATCTAGTGAATCTAGTACTAATGTATATTTGATGTTATTTGTTGAAATCTTGAttccctaaaaaaaaaataaagaactacTAAACAATACCTCTTTCACTCAATaagttataaaagttttgattaaatcataagTTCGatcaaaaattaacattttcctgacagaaaacagaaaataattaaccaataagaatacatgtacacatgtagcTAGAACCCATTTTGCTATGGATTTAATTCGagtaaattaatatattttgggCAAGgttaagaaaataagaaaatgtgaCAAATGAGGACAAGTTTCTTACACAGACTCAGAATGAGATCTTCATCTATTGATTATGAATCATTAAGGTCATGACTTGAAAAAATAAGCTTAAATTAACACATATTAACTCTTGTAGACAATTTACCAGCAGCAAGAGGTCCCCAGAAGAGTGCAGAAAAAAGTACAACAATGCTAAACAAAGGAGTATGTTTATTAATaccatatatatgtacatgtatttagtacatgtatagacgCAATTAAAGGCatgaatatcatatttattttaattaacatgTGTAATTACTACGGCTGGCTGTAAAATATTTAGaagatttaaacaaaacatttaaacgtCATCCCATAATTTaccttaaaatatttcatttcatttttaacagcCAAAGAGAAAATCGATTACCTGAAGAGAGAAGTCAGGAAGACAGGTGGGGGACAAGTGGAACTTGAATTAACAGAGGCAGAAGAAGTGCTTCTTGAGCGACAAGAAGGAAGGCCAAGTCTTTTTGGTCTAGAAGAAGGGTTTGACAGTGATGGTGAGAAAGCAAAatctaatatttaaatttataagAATTCACAGAAAATATTAAACAGTCATACATCGATattatttaattctggttgtaacgggCTTTCTGATTgactaaaaaattattttatattgtataaagaatgttgtctacgtcatagtaagactaacgtcaaaaatgtatcaatacgcctgacgtattgtttgaattttgtaaaattttacgtcattttaaaggtcaaatgaccgttgttatctacaatgaagagtaggaaaattaaattataagcaatgaattcaatatttattagttttatacgatataaaatggtttgaaacagtttatgcTTTTTGAAGCGGTTTATATAGTGTAAACTGTCccaattcattgcttataatttaatttttctactcttcattgtagataaaaacggtcatttgacctttaataCCATTCaa carries:
- the LOC128192197 gene encoding myb/SANT-like DNA-binding domain-containing protein 4 — encoded protein: MAEKDIEKLCLKERVDLSDKKTRTKWSADEETCLISAVLDREDVLFGEFKGPGGKSGVAKRRQGWEEVADAINAQFTSSKRSPEECRKKYNNAKQRTKEKIDYLKREVRKTGGGQVELELTEAEEVLLERQEGRPSLFGLEEGFDSDGEKAKSNI